The genomic segment ATTATGATGAACTTAAAAAGTGAGGATCTGGTGATATGAAACACCTTGAAGTTTTCAGAAAAAGTATCATTTTGTGAGTTTTCTCAAAGCACCCAAAACTTCTTTGTTTCTTAGGCTATAAATAAAGGGGTTCAGCAGAGGAATGATGATGGTGTAgaataatgaatacaatttaCCCTGATAATTTTCTGTGTCAGATCCAGAGAGCACGTATATGACAAAGAGGGTGCCATagaacaaagagacagacacaagatgggcactgcaggtggagaaggctttgcttctgcctttctCAGACTTTGTTTTCAGGATGGCCAAAAGCACACGAATATAAGAAATTATAATGCTCATAAAAGTACTCAGTTGTAtaaacacagcaaaaataaaaaggagcaatGCATTAATGAATGGGTCAGTGCAAGAAATTGTATAGAGTGGTATGAGATCACAGAAGAAATGATCTATTATATTGGAGCTGCAAAACGTTAACCTAAATAACATCCCTACATAAAGTAAGGCATGTAGAAGTCCAATTAGATACGACACAATTATGAACTGAACACAAAGTCTTTTGGACATTACAACTACATAGTGCAGAGGGTTGCAGATGGctacatagcggtcataggccatcgcTACCAGGAGGTAACATTCCGCAGTCGCActtgaacaaaaaaaataaaattgagagaaACACTCACCCAGGGATATCAtgtcattcttatttaaaaatttcataagcATCTTTGGAGTCACAGAGGATGAAGTACAGGCATCAGCAAAGGCTAAATTTCCCAGGAAAATGTACATGGGAGTGTGAAGATGGGGATCCTTTAAGATGAGAAAGATTAAGCCAAGGTTGCCCACCATGGTGATGACGTAGATGAAGAAGAACACCAGAAACAGGGGGACTTGCAGCTCTGGACGATCTGTTATTCCTCTGAGAACAAACTCAGTCAGCAGAGTCCTGTTTCCTTCCATCACACCCACTCAGACTGCTCACTGTAAGGAGggaggagatttttttaaatgtgactaAAACTCAGTAATAATAGGGTTGcattaataccacttttgtgtactTCAGGTGCTCTGAACTGAATGGATAAGAAGGTGtcatatttctgctttttaaatatgCCAGAAACCAAAAATATTGAGACAATAAACACTAATTTACCTGGTTTCATGCATACTTGAATCAattataaattgtgtgtgtttttgtgtgtgtgaaagagagagagagagagagagagagagagagagagagagagagagagagagagagaaagagagaggagcaagTTTATAcaaaatttagaataataaatacataatttttataagaatatgtcatttttgattttttgtttatttttgtttattgtttattagGTTTTATCTGTGTGGCTCAGGCTGTCTTGGTCCTAATATTAAGACTAGAGTGAAATCAAACTCAGATATacctctacctgtctctgtctcggattaaaggcatgtctcaTTATTCCAGATATATAAAATACTGTCATGAAGAGACACTACCTCACTAAAAAGTCTTTTgcatttttctgcatttttccaCAAAATTTTATATGTTctcattaataaaaatttttatacaaAGTAATAGTTtattacatataaacatatgtcatatttatttaattgtattatgtactttgaaaatataatgaagaGTATGTCACATTCTTCCCTCTTTTGTAATCTCTCTTTTTCCAAATGATAttctttttactttcattttatatatactcatatatctTTCAAAAGTTTTATGTGGTAAAGATACTTAACAGATCTTTGGTATTATTTATGTGCTTAATTCTTTAATCTTAACATGTTAGTAGTCAAGTGATAAGATAACAATTAAAAACCCTATTTATGcatttccttatttatgctccTTTCACCATGATAACTTTCTAGTAGACCTCTTTATTTCCTCTCAAGAGAATTATGTTAAAAAAGCCAGTAAGTTCATTTCACTTTCTGAGTAAGATTTTCAACATTAAGgcaaaattaaacattaaaaaagaaacaacagtagAAAGGCTAATGTTTTCAACAGCTGGATTCAATTCAAGTGGTGAAAAggatacaaagaaaaacagaaatagaggaggcaggaaaatgacttagtggataagagcactAGCCACTATTCCAAAGGATCttagtttagttcccagcaaagACATCCAGTAGGTAAAATaccccaaaccataaaacaatagaaaaaaatatgttttaagaagaaaatcctgccttctttaagttgcttcttatCCGGCTTTTGAACACACAGATTAGAAAAGTCACTAAGTTTGTGGGTTGTGCTGCACACACGATGGAGAGTCCGTGCTCAGACTACTGCATGAAGGTGCTTTCATGGGATGCAATATGTGAGTCTTCACAGATGATTGTTGTGAACACCCACACCTCTGATATCTCCTCTTATGAGTTAGGATGCCCACCATAACAGTTCATTACAAGTagcctaaaaaaacaaaaaagaaaagaaaatcatattaCCAAAATTCTGCAACAAATTGATTGATAataactatatacataataaacaaagaagaaaaaagatcaaaATGAATCCATGAGTGCAATAAGCCAGAAAGTAAAGATTGATCCAGTAGAAACtaaagaggagagaaatgaagacagtacCACTACATTGCATTTCTGGAATGCCAAAATATGCAGAATTCTGCACataatgtgtttgtgtacatTAACATTTCTCTGGTAAATTAAAACAGGAAGAGTTCAATTTTAAGCAGCAGGCATGAATGTCTAAACAACAGACAGTCCTGGGCTATTAAAAGACCACACAAATAGTTTTGTgccaatatatattttttatttttttactttaccATTTCATTATGAAATTAACTAAAGATGTCATGCTATTGTCTGTGGTCTCCTAAAAGTAatcttaaaattatcattaattaCATCATTAttacaaactgaaagaaaaatggaaaactatTGGAATATAAAGTCGAATAAAAAGTATGTTGACTAAGAATAATCTTAAGGATGTAAAAATATTGAGAACTTGAGTATTACATAAAAAGTTATCAAGGAATGTTGTTTTCCGTGAATAGAGGCAATATTCTTGGAAGGATTTCCTTCTCCATCCTACTGGAAATAGGGAAAAGAAattctgtttgtaattttattagGCTTGTAAATACATTAATGGAAGCTAGTATAGTTGAAATAAATTCAAACATCTGATCTCCAAAACTATAATGCCATGATCGTCATTTGTCAAAAATTTACTAATGTAACTGATATTTCCAATGTGGTGGACTCTTCCTTTTTTCATGTTTCCAGGAAAGACATGTGAACTAAGAACCAGTCAGATACTGCCTAGATGTCACACACTTCTGAGTGACATAACTTGGATGCtaggacattttaaaataaaatttatttaaaaatttactgaaATTTTGACAGATTGGTTTTATTACATTGTCTTAAGGACACAGAACACAAATTTTCAGAACCTATGAGTCTCAATTGCACCTTTGACTTACTATTACttatatacaaatttataaaGTTTGGTTTAAGTGTTCACCACAGTGTACTAGGTTTTCTGTGATGCAAAATCCCTCAGtagtaaaaaaacaaacttcCCAGTGTTATTAATAAGAGTCATAGTGTAAGTTTACCTACAAGGACTTCACAAAACCTCATGATGGAGGTCAAATCTCTGATCCACAAACAAGTACCTGTGTGTCCTAGGGATTTAGCTCTTTCAATAGGAActgctttgtattatttttattagttatgtcCCCTAGAAAGTTATTTCCACATATGTTGTCTAATATATTTGAGAAAGCATTTACATTTGATATGGGCAtcattaaactttttttttttaaaaagaaagtagaaaaaaatctcttaCCCTTGGATATAATATCAAAATACTCATGAAGGATACTTGAAGTGAAGGAACACGTGTATCAAGAATTGTTCTTTCTGTGTCAATTTTCCTTATGAAATACAGTTTGGAGGGAGTGATATTTATTGTTCCCATCTTCAATCCCGTTTGTGAGATAAACAGCGAAACTCCCCAAATGCTAGCAAAAAACTCCCAGTAGGGCTAATACAATCTGCTGGGCATTATTAACTAATCAACAGCTCAAAACTAATAATGCTATTGTAACTGTTCTTATATGGttaatttctttcaaaatctaAAGGTATAGGTTAATtataagttaaataaaatgtttactcCATCAATATTCTTTCAGTGATATAATAGATTTGCTCTCTAAATTTACTACTAAGCAACAACCATGCTGTCCTGCattagaaagcatttatttttaaaatatttttccatttattttacataacaaccacaGTTTTCCATCCTTCTTCTattcccattcaaaccatcacCTCCTGTATTCCCAcaatccactcctcttctgttcAAAAATTCCTCACATGGGactcaacaaagcatgacatatcaagtcaaggcaggatcaagctcaggttctttatgtaggcacttaatggtatgaactttcttcttaacactgctgTCATACTGTCATATAAGTGTGgatatgttgtgtattcattttccttgaattctagaaagtctttaatttctttctttatttcttcctttactcaGGGGTGACTCAATTGAgtactgtttaatttccatgagttgGTGGGCTATCTGCAATtaatgttgttgttgaattctaactttaagttatAGTGATTCAATAAGATACAGGTggttattcctttttttctgtatttgttgaggtttgctttgttactgagtgtCTGGTCAATTTTGGATAAGGTTTCATGAAGTGCCAAcaacatatatataatttgtgtgtgtgtttgggaagaATGTtctatagttgttttttttttttttttttttttttttttttttttttttggtttttcgagacagggtttctctgtggctttggagcctgtcctggaactagctcttgtagaccaggctggtctcgaactcacagagatccgcctgcctctgcctccc from the Arvicola amphibius chromosome 10, mArvAmp1.2, whole genome shotgun sequence genome contains:
- the LOC119825320 gene encoding olfactory receptor 5AC1-like, with the protein product MEGNRTLLTEFVLRGITDRPELQVPLFLVFFFIYVITMVGNLGLIFLILKDPHLHTPMYIFLGNLAFADACTSSSVTPKMLMKFLNKNDMISLGECFSQFYFFCSSATAECYLLVAMAYDRYVAICNPLHYVVVMSKRLCVQFIIVSYLIGLLHALLYVGMLFRLTFCSSNIIDHFFCDLIPLYTISCTDPFINALLLFIFAVFIQLSTFMSIIISYIRVLLAILKTKSEKGRSKAFSTCSAHLVSVSLFYGTLFVIYVLSGSDTENYQGKLYSLFYTIIIPLLNPFIYSLRNKEVLGALRKLTK